Within Serratia odorifera, the genomic segment GGCGCAACAGGCGATCGATGAACTCGCTGCGCGCCGCCACCAGGCTTTCGGCGCTCGAACCGGCGTCAAACGCCGCCGCCAGCCATAGCTGAAACTGTTCCAGCCGCTGTTTTAATGCGGCGCAGTTGATTTCCTCATCGCCGTAGACGTTGGGGTAGTCAGGTTGCATTGGTGCGGCCTGCGGAGAGGTTACCGGGGCGGTCTGTTCACGGAAGTTATCTGACATTTGATGGCCCATAAAAAAGGCCGGCGTAAGCCGGCCTGTCATGCATTCGCAGTGCGTTGACGCCGCACTTACATCTCATGCGTAATGATGTTGGGGATGGTGTCATCCTTGCGCAACGTCATTATTTCGCAGCCGTTATCAGTGACCACAATAGTATGCTCATACTGCGCCGACAAGCTGCGATCCTTGGTTTTTACCGTCCAGCCATCTTTCATGGTGCGGATACGGTAATCACCGGCGTTGACCATCGGTTCAATGGTGAACGCCATACCGGCCTGCAGCACCACGCCACCGTCGTCGGCGTCGTAATGCAACACCTGCGGTTCTTCGTGGAATACTTCGCCGATACCGTGCCCGCAATATTCACGCACCACGGAGAATTTTTCCGCTTCGACGAATTGCTGGATGGCTTTGCCCAGCGTGCGCAGGCGAATGCCCGGCTTGACCATTTTCAACGCCAGATACAGGCTTTCCTGCGTGACGCGGCATAGACGCTCACCCAGAATGGTCGGTTTGCCCACCAGGAACATTTTAGAGGTATCGCCATGCCAGCCGTCTTTGATGACGGTAACGTCGATGTTGACGATATCGCCGTCTTTCAGCGACTTGTCATCGCTTGGGATGCCGTGGCACACCACTTCGTTGACAGAAATGCACACCGATTTTGGGAAGCCGTGATAGCCCAGGCAGGCAGAGATGGCCTGCTGTTTTTCGGTGATGTACTGGTGGCAGATGCGATCCAGCTCGCCGGTGGTGACACCGGGTTTGACGTGGGGTTCGATGATTTCCAGCACTTCGGCAGCCAGACGGCCGGCCACGCGCATTTTTTGGATGTCATCAGGGGTTTTGATAGAAATTGCCATGAAATTCGTCCGCAGGAGTGTCGATAATGCCGACAACAATAAGAATAGGAAGCAGTCTCTTATGGTATCAGCCCGCCGATAGGCTGCCAAATTTCATTTGCGCGCGGCCTGGCCGCAACGCGACGATAATGCAACAAAAGTTGGAGTGTGTGGCCGGTTTATGGTATAAAGCGCGCCGGCGATCGGTGAGTTCGTTCTTGTGACGACGACAGATATGGCCGAAAATACTTTAACTGCACTCACATTGTGTAAATAACACACACGTATCGGCACATCCGCCGGGGTGCCTCGGGTGACATCGTCATGCTGGGGTCGGCGTTATGGGATACGTGGAGGCATAACCCCAACTAATCTATAGAGGTTTAATCATGGCAACTGTTTCCATGCGCGACATGCTCCAGGCTGGTGTACACTTCGGTCACCAAACCCGTTACTGGAACCCGAAAATGAAGCCTTTCATCTTCGGCGCTCGTAACAAGGTTCACATCATCAACCTGGAAAAAACCGTACCAATGTTCAACGAAGCTCTGGCTGAGTTGACCAAGATCTCTTCCCGTAAAGGCAAGATCCTGTTCGTTGGTACCAAACGCGCTGCAAGCGAAGCGGTAAAAGAAGCTGCAAACAACTGCGACCAGTTCTTCGTGAACCATCGCTGGTTGGGCGGCATGCTGACTAACTGGAAAACCGTTCGTCAGTCCATCAAACGTTTGAAAGATCTGGAAACTCAGTCTCAAGACGGCACCTTCGACAAGCTGACCAAGAAAGAAGCGCTGATGCGCACTCGTGAACTGGACAAGCTGGAAAACTCTCTGGGTGGTATCAAGGACATGGGTGGTCTGCCAGACGCTCTGTTCGTTATCGATGCCGATCACGAACACATCGCGATCAAAGAAGCCAACAACCTGGGTATCCCGGTATTCTCTATCGTTGATACCAACTCCGATCCAGACGGCGTTGACTTCATCATCCCAGGCAACGACGACGCAATCCGTGCAGTTAACCTGTACCTGACCGCCGTTGCTGCTGCCGTCCGTGAAGGTCGTTCTCAAGATCTGGCCGTTCAGGCGGAAGAAAGCTTCGTAGAAGCTGAATAATAAGGCAAGCTCGAACTCGAGCCCTTATTAACCAGGTATTGACATATGTTGGTTAGGGGGGCCCCTTAAAGGCCCCCTTTGCTTATCTAAATGAGAACCCTGCCCAAAAGATTTCGGGTTGCGGCAGAGCGGAGACTGCACGAATCTCCAGGCGCCTGGCGAGCCAGGTGGTCAAGGTGAGAAAAGGCAGCCAACGCCGCGGTGACGCGAAAGACGAAGGGTAAATCTCCGAGCGAGATAACCGAGGAATAAAGAAATGGCTGATATTACCGCTGCTCTGGTAAAAGAACTGCGTGAGCGTACCGGCGCAGGCATGATGGATTGTAAGAAAGCGCTGGTTGAATCCAACGGCGACATCGAGCTGGCAATCGAAAACATGCGTAAGTCTGGCGCGATCAAAGCGGCGAAAAAAGCAGGCAACGTGGCTGCTGACGGCGTGATCAAAACCAAGATCGAAGGCAACTTCGGCGTGATCCTGGAAGTTAACTGCCAGACCGACTTCGTTGCCAAAGATGCCGGTTTCCAGGCATTTGCTGACAAAGTGCTGGATGCAGCCGTTGCTGGCAAAGTAACCGACGTTGAAGTCCTGAAGGCACAGTTCGAAGAAGAACGCGTTGCTCTGGTGGCAAAAATCGGTGAAAACATCAATATTCGTCGCGTTTCCATTCTGGAAGGCGACGTGCTGGGCAGCTACCTGCACGGCGCGCGTATCGGTGTTCTGGTTGCCGCTAAAGGCGCTAACGAAGAACTGGTTAAACAAATTGCCATGCACGTTGCTGCCAGCAAGCCAGAATTCGTCAAGCCTGAAGACGTGTCTGCCGACGTGGTAGAAAAAGAGTACCAGGTTCAGCTGGACATCGCGATGCAGTCTGGCAAGCCGAAAGAAATCGCTGAGAAAATGGTTGAAGGCCGCATGAAGAAATTCACCGGCGAAGTTTCTCTGACCGGTCAGCCTTTCGTTATCGAACCAAGCAAAACCGTTGGCCAGGTGCTGAAAGAGCACAACGCTGACGTGATTAACTTCATCCGCTTCGAAGTGGGCGAAGGCATCGAGAAAGTTGAAGCCGACTTTGCTGCCGAAGTTGCAGCAATGAGCAAACAGTCTTAATGCCTGTTAATGGGACCGCCTCCGGGCGGTTCCATTTTATACCCCTCATAAAAAATGCTGTCGGGTATGTGTTACTCCAGCCAGATTTACACCGATGGCGGCCCTGCCGGGTTATACTCTGCGCAGGCGCATTTCATCGGCTGAAACCTCCAATACCATTACTGCTGCTTAGGACAGAATAACCATGGCAACCAATGCAAAACCCGTATATCAGCGTATCCTGCTCAAACTGAGTGGCGAAGCCCTGCAAGGCGCAGAAGGATTTGGTATCGACGCTAGCGTTTTGGATCGCATGGCTCAGGAAGTAAAAGAGCTGGTCGAACTGGGAATTCAAGTGGGCGTAGTTATTGGCGGTGGCAACCTGTTCCGCGGCGCGGGCCTGGCGCAAGCCGGCATGAACCGCGTAGTGGGCGACCACATGGGAATGCTGGCTACCGTGATGAACGGCCTGGCTATGCGTGATGCACTGCACCGTGCCTATGTGAACGCCCGCCTGATGTCCGCCATTCCGCTGAACGGCGTGTGCGACAACTACAGCTGGGCAGAGGCAATCAGCCTGCTGCGTAATAACCGTGTGGTTATCTTCTCTGCCGGTACCGGCAACCCGTTTTTCACCACTGACTCTGCTGCCTGCCTGCGTGGGATCGAAATTGAAGCCGACGTGGTGTTGAAAGCGACTAAAGTAGATGGTGTATACTCCGCAGATCCGGTTAAAAACCCGGATGCGACGCTGTACGAACAGTTAACCTATCAAGACGTGCTGGAACGCGAACTGAAAGTGATGGATCTGGCCGCCTTTACGCTGGCGCGCGATCACGGTCTGCCGATTCGCGTGTTCAACATGAACAAGCCGGGCGCGCTGCGCCGCGTCGTGATGGGCGAAAACGAAGGTACGCTGATCGGCAAATAATTGCCGTTCAACCTGATTTAGCGGGGAGTGACGGTGCGCCGCGCCGTCTGTTCCCCTTGAGTAAAATTCACGGGCTATAATTACCTACCCAAAGGATTTCACCGCGCATCTTGTCGGCAGTACGGGACTTCGGCGCTTGGAGCGTTAAGCGCCAGGATCAACGTTGCAGCCAGCGGTGATGTGCGATGGAATACCCAGGGGGAAAATGGCCTGCCAAGTAACCAGCTTTCAAGGGTTCGCAACGTGATTAACGACATCAGAAAAGATGCTGACACACGCATGGAAAAAAGCGTTGAAGCATTCAAAAACCAAATCAGCAAAATCCGCACCGGCCGCGCTTCGCCAAGCATTCTCGACGGTATCATGGTGGAGTATTACGGCGCTGCCACGCCGCTGCGCCAATTGGCCAGCATCACCGTGGAAGATTCCCGTACGCTGAAAATCAACGTGTTTGACCGCTCGCTGAGCCCGGCGGTCGAAAAGGCCATCATGTCTTCCGACCTTGGCCTGAACCCGTCGTCTGCCGGTTCCGACATTCGTGTGCCACTGCCGGCACTGACCGAAGAACGCCGTAAGGATCTGATCAAGGTGGTACGCGGTGAAGCAGAGCAGGGCCGTGTGTCGGTGCGTAACGTTCGCCGTGACGCCAACGATAAGATCAAAGCGCTGTTGAAAGACAAGGAAATCAGCGAAGACGAAGAACGTCGCGCGCAAGACGATGTTCAGAAAATGACCGATGCTTATATCAAGCTGGTCGATGCCGCTCTGGCAGACAAAGAAAAAGAGCTGATGGAGTTCTAATCGGCTTGCACGAGAAACAGGCGTCGCCCAGGGCGGCGCTTTGTTTTTTGTGGCGCAGATCCCGTTACATCGTACTGAAAGATCATGACAAACGGGTGTACAAGGTTTCACACTGGAACACCTCCGATCTCCTCAGACAGTTATTCAGAGCGAACTCATGAAGCAACTGACTATTCTTGGTTCCACCGGCTCTGTCGGCACCAGCACGCTGGCCGTTGTCAGGGAAAATTCCGAACGTTTCGCCATCAAGGCGCTGGTTGCCGGCCGCAATGTGGCGGTAATGGCAGAGCAGTGTCTGGAGTTTCCGCCCGGCATATGCCGCCATGGCCGATGAAGCCTCCGCGCGGGAATTGCGCCGTATCCTGGCGGAAAACGGTGTCGCAACCGACGTGTTGGCAGGCGTGGAGGCGGCGTGCGAACTGGCGGCGCTGGACGACGTCGATCAGGTCACTGCCGCCATTGTCGGCGCTGCCGGGCTGCTGCCCACGCTGGCGGCGATCCGCGCCGGCAAACAGGTATTGTTGGCCAATAAGGAATCGCTGGTCACCTGCGGTCGCCTGTTTATGGATGCGGTACGCAAGAGTCGCAGCCAGTTATTGCCGCTCGATAGCGAACATAACGCCATTTTTCAGAGTTTACCTGAGAGCATCCAGCGACAGTTGGGGTACTCTTCATTAGAAGATCATGGTGTGTCACGCATCGTGTTGACCGGTTCTGGCGGCCCGTTCCGTACCCTGCCGCTGGCGCAGTTTGCCGCGGTGACGCCGGATCAGGCCTGTGCCCATCCAAACTGGTCAATGGGACGCAAGATCTCGGTCGATTCCGCCACCATGATGAATAAAGGTCTGGAATACATTGAAGCCCGCTGGCTGTTCAATGCTTCAGCCGAACAGATGGAAGTGATTCTGCATCCGCAATCGGTGATCCATTCGATGGTACGCTATGCCGACGGCAGCGTACTGGCGCAACTGGGAACCCCGGACATGCGTACGCCGATAGCCCATGCGATGGCGTATCCACAGCGGGTCAATTCCGGCGTCGCTGCCCTGGATTTCTGCCGCATTGGCGCGCTGACCTTCGCCGAGCCCGAGCGTGAACGTTATCCCTGCCTGCATCTGGCGATTGCTGCCTGTGATGCCGGGCAGGCGGCGACCACCGCGCTCAATGCCGCCAACGAAGTGGCGGTGGCGGCGTTTTTTGCAGACGCAGATTCGCTTTACCGATATTGCCACGGTTAACCAAAAAGTCGTCGAAGGTTTGGCTTTGCAGGAACCGACGTGCGTCGACGCGGTCTTAGACATTGATCGTCAGGCGCGTGATGTGGCCACCGATCTGGTGCGGCAACTGCGCGCCTGATTGGCAATACGGTTCAATTTTGTTCGTAAATTGCGCGCACCGCCGTGGCCTGTTTGTTCAGGCCTCGCTGAGGTGATATAGTCTGCGCCACCTGCCAACGGTTATGCCGTTGAATAAAGGCCTGATTGGCGGTCGAAAAGCCATTTGCATTCCGAATATCATCGGCATGCTCAGGACGTGCAGACTGAAAAGCCGTGTCGGGCACACGGCTTTTTTTGCGCGCAAGGGCCTGTGCTCCGGAAAAGCTTTTGTGTTTCTATTGAGGAAATAAGTACGCGTTATGTCGTCCGAAAATCAACAAGAGGCTAATCCGTCCATCTTTGGGCCTCGTCATGTCGCCATCATTATGGACGGCAACGGACGCTGGGCTAAACGTCAGGGCAAGTTACGTGTCTTCGGTCATAAAGCAGGGGTGAAATCGGTGCGCAGAGCCGTTAGCTTTGCTGCCAGCCATCATTTGGATGCGCTCACGCTTTATGCCTTCAGCAGTGAGAACTGGAATCGTCCGGCACAGGAAGTCTCAGCGTTAATGGAGCTTTTTGTCCGAGCCCTGGACAGCGAAGTAAAAAGCCTGCACAAACATAACGTCAGGTTGCGCGTAATCGGCGATGTCAGCCGTTTCAGCGCACGTTTGCAGGAGCGGATCCGCCGCTCCGAGCAACTGACAGAAAATAACGATGGTCTTACGCTCAACATTGCTGCCAACTATGGCGGCCGTTGGGATATCATTCAGGGAGTGAAGCGCCTGGCCGAACGCGTGCAGGAAGGTTTACTGCGCCCGGACCAGATTAATGAAGAATTGCTGAGCGAGCAGGTCTGCATGAGCGAACTGACCCCGGTGGATCTGGTGATCCGTACCGGTGGCGAGCACCGCATCAGCAACTTTTTATTATGGCAAATAGCTTACGCCGAGCTTTACTTTACTGATGTACTCTGGCCTGATTTTGATGAACTTGTCTTTGAAGGTGCGCTGAATGCATTTGCACAACGTGAGCGTCGCTTCGGGGGAACAACACCTATCGGCGTCAATGCGTCCTAGGGGGAACTTTTGCTGAAGTATCGCCTCATAACTGCTCTGATTTTAATACCGATCGTTATCGCAGCGCTGTTTTTGCTGCCGCCGGTGGGATTTGCACTGGTAACGCTGGTTGTATGCATGTTAGCAGCCTGGGAGTGGGGCCAGTTGGCTGGTTTTGCTTCCCGTTCCCAACGAATCTGGTTAGCGATACTCTGCGGGTTCCTGCTGGCGTTGATGATGCTCAGCGTGCCTGCCTATCACCAGTCGGTACATCTGTTGCAGGTCGGTGGGCCGTTATGGGCGTCGATGGGCTGGTGGCTGGCGGCGTTGCTGCTGGTGCTGTTCTATCCGGGCTCAGCCGCCCTGTGGCGTAATTCGCGCCCGTTGCGGCTGCTGTTTGGCGTATTGACCATCGTGCCGTTTTTCTGGGGCATGGTGGCGTTGCGCCAGTTCGGCTATGAACAAAATCATTTTACCGGTGCCTGGTGGCTGCTGTATGTAATGCTACTGGTATGGGGAGCGGATTCAGGTGCCTACGTATTCGGCAAAATGCTGGGTAAGCACAAGCTGGCACCAAAGGTCTCGCCCGGAAAAACCTGGGAAGGGTTGATCGGTGGGCTGGTGACCTCGGCAGTTATTTCATGGCTGTTTGGCCGCTATGCGCCATTGAACGTGATACCGGCCACCTTGCTGGTCTGTTCAATCATTGCCGCGCTGGCATCGGTGCTGGGCGATCTGACCGAGAGCATGTTCAAACGCGAAGCGGGCATCAAGGACAGCGGTCATCTGATACCTGGCCATGGCGGGGTTCTGGATCGTATCGACAGTTTGACCGCGGCCGTGCCTGTATTTGCCTGCCTGATGCTGTTAGTGTTTTAATCCGTCGTTGACGGGGAGTGAAGGGATGATGTTCAGCGTGCTCTGGAACCTGGTAGCGTTTATTATTGCACTCGGTGTGTTGATCACCGTGCATGAGTTCGGGCACTTTTGGGTGGCTCGACGCTGCGGCGTCCGCGTTGAACGCTTTTCCATCGGCTTCGGCCGCGCCCTGTGGCAACGCACCGACCGGCACGGTACCGAATTCGTCATCGCGCTGATCCCGCTGGGCGGCTACGTGAAAATGCTCGACGAACGCGTCGAGACGGTCGCTCCGGAGCTGCGTCATCAGGCCTTCAACAACAAAACCGTCTGGCAGCGCGCAGCCATCGTCAGCGCCGGGCCGATAGCCAACTTTGTTTTTGCCATTCTTGCCTACTGGCTGGTGTTTATCATCGGCGTGCCCAGTTTCCGTCCGGTGATTGGCGAAATATCTCCTCAATCCATTGCCGCTCAGGCGCAAATTTCGCCGGGAATGGAACTAAAGTCGGTTGACGGTATCGAAACGCCTGACTGGGAATCAGTTCGTTTGGCGCTGGTTACCAAAATTGGCGATACGCAAACCGAGGTGGGTGTCGCGCCGTTTGGTTCGTCGCAGTTGGTGAACAAAACCCTGGATTTGCGCCAGTGGAGCTTTGAACCAGACAAGCAGGATCCGGTGGTCTCACTGGGCATTATTCCGCGTGGCCCGCAAATCGAATCGGTGCTTGCCGAAGTGCAAACCGGGTCCGCGGCGCAAAAAGCGGGTTTGCAAGCCGGTGACAGGATCGTTAAAGTCGATGGGCAGCTGTTGGGTCGTTGGCAAACGCTGGTGAAGCGCATTCACGACGGCCCCGGGCAACCGCTGGTTTTAGAAGTTGAAAGAAACGGCGCCCCCTTGTCTTTGACGCTGATACCGGATACAAAACCGGTGGGCGAAGGGAAAAGCGTGGGTTTTGCCGGCATTATTCCGAAGGTGTTGCCGCTGCCGGATGAGTACAAAACGATTCGCCAGTATGGGCCGTTCCCGGCGTTGTATCAGGCCGGGGACAAAACCTGGCAGCTGATGCGGTTAACGGTCAGCATGCTGGGCAAGTTAATAACCGGTGATGTAAAGCTGAATAACCTGAGCGGCCCGATATCCATTGCGCAGGGAGCAGGGGCGTCAGCCGGGGTAGGGTTCGTGTATTACCTGATGTTCCTGGCGTTGATTAGCGTTAACCTGGGTATCATCAACCTGTTCCCATTACCGGTGTTAGATGGTGGGCATCTCCTCTTCCTGGCGATAGAAAAGCTGAAGGGTGGCCGGTTTCCGAGCGAGTACAGGACTACAGCTACCGCATTGGTTCGATCGTGTTGGTGCTGTTAATGGGTCTTGCACTTTTCAATGATTTTTCTCGCCTTTAGGGGCGGGGATAGGTTAGGAAGAACGCATAACAACGATGGCGATGAAAAAGTTGCTCATAGCGTCGCTGCTGTTTGGCAGCGCCACCGTATACGGTGCAGACGGGTTCGTAGTGAAAGATATTCATTTCGAAGGCCTGCAACGGGTCGCCGTCGGTGCGGCGTTACTCAACATGCCGGTTCGCGTAGGCGATACCGTCACTGACGATGATATCAGTAATACCATCCGTGCCTTGTTTGCCACTGGCAACTTCGAGGACGTGCGCGTACTGCGCGATGGTAATACCTTGATCGTTCAGGTTAAGGAACGCCCTACCATAGCCAGCATCACCTTCTCCGGTAACAAGTCGGTGAAGGACGATATGCTCAAGCAGAACCTGGAAGCCTCTGGCGTCCGGGTTGGCGAGGCGCTCGACCGCACCACGATCTCCAGTATTGAAAAAGGCCTGGAAGACTTCTATTACAGCGTCGGTAAATACAGCGCCTCGGTGAAAGCCGTGGTAACGCCGTTGCCGCGTAACCGTGTTGACCTGAAACTGGTGTTCACGGAAGGGGTTTCCGCCAAAATTCAACAAATCAACATCGTCGGCAACCATGCCTTCACCAACGATGAGCTGATTTCACGCTTCCAACTGCGTGATGAGGTGCCGTGGTGGAACGTGGTTGGCGATCGCAAATACCAGAAGCAGAAACTGGCGGGCGATCTCGAAACCCTGCGCAGCTTCTACCTGGACCGCGGTTATGCCCGCTTCAACATTGATTCGACGCAGGTCAGCCTGACGCCGGACAAAAAAGGCATTTACATCACCGTCAACATTACCGAAGGCGATCAGTACAAGCTTTCCGACGTGGTGGTGAACGGCAACCTGGCGGGCCATTCGGCCGAAGTCGCCCAGTTGACCAAAATCGAGCCGGGCGAACTGTACAACGGTAGCAAAGTGACCAAAATGGAAGACAACATCAAGAAGATGTTGGGCCGTTACGGTTATGCCTATCCGCGGGTACAGACCCAGCCTGAAATCAACGACGCCGACAAGACCGTCAAGCTGCACGTCAACATCGATGCGGGCAACCGTTTCTATGTGCGTCGCATCAAGTTTGAAGGCAACGACACCAGTAAAGATTCCGTTCTGCGCCGTGAAATGCGTCAGATGGAAGGAGCGTGGCTGGGCAACGATCAGGTCGAACAGGGCAAAGAGCGTCTGAACCGCCTGGGTTACTTTGAAACCGTTGACGTTGAAACCCAACGTGTGCCAGGCACCGCCGACCAGGTTGACGTGACCTACAAGGTCAAGGAGCGCAACACCGGTACCTTCAACTTCGGCGTCGGCTACGGCACCGAAAGCGGCGTCAGCTTCCAGGTCGGCGTGCAGCAGGACAACTGGCTGGGTACCGGTTACTCGGTTGGCGTCAGCGGCACCAAGAACGATTACCAGACCTATGCAGAACTGTCCGCCACCAACCCGTACTTCACCGTTGACGGTGTCAGTCTGGGCGGTCGTATCTTCTACAACGACTTCAAGGCGGATGATGCGGATCTGTCCGACTATACCAACAGCAGTTACGGTGTAGACGGCACGCTGGGCTTCCCGATCAACGAGAACAACTCGCTGCGCGCCGGTCTGGGCTATGTGCATAACAGCCTGTCCGACATGCAGCCGCAGATCGCCATGTGGCGTTATCTCGAATCGATGGGCCAGGATCCGAACACCACGGATCGCGCCAGCTACAAGGCTGACGATTTCACGCTGAACCTGGGCTGGACTTACAACAATCTGGACCGTGGTTACTTCCCGACCTCCGGTAACCGCACCACCTTGAACGGTAAAGTCACCATTCCTGGTTCTGACAACGAATACTACAAAGTGACGTTGGACAGCGTACAGTACGTGCCGATCAACGACGATCGTACCTGGGTTCTGCTGGGGCGTGGCCGTCTGGGCTATGCCGACGGTCTGGGCGGCAAGGAAATGCCGTTCTACGAGAACTTCTATGCCGGTGGTTCAAGCACCGTGCGTGGCTTCCAGTCCAATACCATTGGTCCGAAGGCGGTGTACTACAATTCCAACTCCTACAGCTGCAGCAACGGCACCAAGATTTGTGGTTCCGACGATGCGGTGGGCGGTAACGCGATGGCGGTGGCCAGCATGGAGTTGATTACCCCAACGCGTTTATCAGCGAGAAGTACGCCAACTCGGTGCGCACGTCGCTGTTCGTCGATGCGGGTACCGTGTGGGATACCAACTGGGATAGCAGTCAAACCACCGGTTATGACATACCGGACTACAGCAAACCGGGTAACATCCGTGTTTCCGCCGGTATTGCATTGCAGTGGATGTCACCGCTTGGGCCGTTGGTGTTCTCTTATGCCAATCCGCTCAAGGATTACGAAGGCGACAAATCCGAACAGTTCCAGTTTAACATTGGTAAGACCTGGTAACGGGTCTCATCTCTGGGTTTAGCAGTAGCTAAGAATCACAGGTGCCAGACCGTCGGCGGAGCAGAGAGAGATAAGTCTCATTGTGTCTTGAGATAAGTCTGGCAGATTGTGTATTTCAAGTGTCATATGACACAAACGGGTGATGGTAAGGAGTTTATAGTGAAAAAGTGGTTGTGTGCCGCAGGCCTCGGTTTAGCAATGGCTGCTTCAGCGGGCGTTCAGGCAGCTGACAAGATTGCTGTCGTCAACGTTTCCAGCATTTTCCAACAGTTGCCAGCACGTGAGACCGTTGCTAAACAATTGGAAAACGAATTCAAGGGCCGCGCGGGCGAACTCCAGAACATGGAACGCAGCCTGCAAACCAAAATGCAGAAGTTGCAGCGTGATGGTTCTACCATGAAGGCAAGCGAACGCAGCAAGCTGGAAAAAGACGTGATGGCTCAACGCGAGCAGTTCTCTCAGAAAGCCCAGGCTTTTGAGCAGGACAACCGTCGTCGTCAAATGGAAGAACGTAACAAAATCCTGAGCCGTATTCAGGATGCAGTGAAATCTGTTGCCAGCAAAGAAGGCTATGACGTGGTGATCGACGCTAACGCCGTCGCTTACGCAGGCTCTTCAAAAGATATCACTGCTGACGTGCTGAAACAGGTTAAATAACAACATGCCTTCAATTCGACTGGCTGATTTAGCACAGCAGTTGGATGCACAATTGCACGGTGATGGCAATCTCGTCATCACCGGCATTGCTTCTATGCATTCGGCACAAGCGGGCCAAATCACGTTTTTGTCAGACAGCCGTTATCAAGAGCGGTTGTCCTCCTGCCAGGCCAGCGCCGTGGTGCTGACCGAAGCAGATTTGCCTCACTGCCGCAGCGCGGCACTGGTGGTGAAAAATCCT encodes:
- the skp gene encoding molecular chaperone Skp, with the translated sequence MKKWLCAAGLGLAMAASAGVQAADKIAVVNVSSIFQQLPARETVAKQLENEFKGRAGELQNMERSLQTKMQKLQRDGSTMKASERSKLEKDVMAQREQFSQKAQAFEQDNRRRQMEERNKILSRIQDAVKSVASKEGYDVVIDANAVAYAGSSKDITADVLKQVK
- the cdsA gene encoding phosphatidate cytidylyltransferase, yielding MLKYRLITALILIPIVIAALFLLPPVGFALVTLVVCMLAAWEWGQLAGFASRSQRIWLAILCGFLLALMMLSVPAYHQSVHLLQVGGPLWASMGWWLAALLLVLFYPGSAALWRNSRPLRLLFGVLTIVPFFWGMVALRQFGYEQNHFTGAWWLLYVMLLVWGADSGAYVFGKMLGKHKLAPKVSPGKTWEGLIGGLVTSAVISWLFGRYAPLNVIPATLLVCSIIAALASVLGDLTESMFKREAGIKDSGHLIPGHGGVLDRIDSLTAAVPVFACLMLLVF
- the map gene encoding type I methionyl aminopeptidase — translated: MAISIKTPDDIQKMRVAGRLAAEVLEIIEPHVKPGVTTGELDRICHQYITEKQQAISACLGYHGFPKSVCISVNEVVCHGIPSDDKSLKDGDIVNIDVTVIKDGWHGDTSKMFLVGKPTILGERLCRVTQESLYLALKMVKPGIRLRTLGKAIQQFVEAEKFSVVREYCGHGIGEVFHEEPQVLHYDADDGGVVLQAGMAFTIEPMVNAGDYRIRTMKDGWTVKTKDRSLSAQYEHTIVVTDNGCEIMTLRKDDTIPNIITHEM
- the tsf gene encoding translation elongation factor Ts, with product MADITAALVKELRERTGAGMMDCKKALVESNGDIELAIENMRKSGAIKAAKKAGNVAADGVIKTKIEGNFGVILEVNCQTDFVAKDAGFQAFADKVLDAAVAGKVTDVEVLKAQFEEERVALVAKIGENINIRRVSILEGDVLGSYLHGARIGVLVAAKGANEELVKQIAMHVAASKPEFVKPEDVSADVVEKEYQVQLDIAMQSGKPKEIAEKMVEGRMKKFTGEVSLTGQPFVIEPSKTVGQVLKEHNADVINFIRFEVGEGIEKVEADFAAEVAAMSKQS
- the rpsB gene encoding 30S ribosomal protein S2; this encodes MATVSMRDMLQAGVHFGHQTRYWNPKMKPFIFGARNKVHIINLEKTVPMFNEALAELTKISSRKGKILFVGTKRAASEAVKEAANNCDQFFVNHRWLGGMLTNWKTVRQSIKRLKDLETQSQDGTFDKLTKKEALMRTRELDKLENSLGGIKDMGGLPDALFVIDADHEHIAIKEANNLGIPVFSIVDTNSDPDGVDFIIPGNDDAIRAVNLYLTAVAAAVREGRSQDLAVQAEESFVEAE
- the ispU gene encoding (2E,6E)-farnesyl-diphosphate-specific ditrans,polycis-undecaprenyl-diphosphate synthase; the protein is MSSENQQEANPSIFGPRHVAIIMDGNGRWAKRQGKLRVFGHKAGVKSVRRAVSFAASHHLDALTLYAFSSENWNRPAQEVSALMELFVRALDSEVKSLHKHNVRLRVIGDVSRFSARLQERIRRSEQLTENNDGLTLNIAANYGGRWDIIQGVKRLAERVQEGLLRPDQINEELLSEQVCMSELTPVDLVIRTGGEHRISNFLLWQIAYAELYFTDVLWPDFDELVFEGALNAFAQRERRFGGTTPIGVNAS
- the frr gene encoding ribosome recycling factor, with the translated sequence MINDIRKDADTRMEKSVEAFKNQISKIRTGRASPSILDGIMVEYYGAATPLRQLASITVEDSRTLKINVFDRSLSPAVEKAIMSSDLGLNPSSAGSDIRVPLPALTEERRKDLIKVVRGEAEQGRVSVRNVRRDANDKIKALLKDKEISEDEERRAQDDVQKMTDAYIKLVDAALADKEKELMEF
- the pyrH gene encoding UMP kinase, translating into MATNAKPVYQRILLKLSGEALQGAEGFGIDASVLDRMAQEVKELVELGIQVGVVIGGGNLFRGAGLAQAGMNRVVGDHMGMLATVMNGLAMRDALHRAYVNARLMSAIPLNGVCDNYSWAEAISLLRNNRVVIFSAGTGNPFFTTDSAACLRGIEIEADVVLKATKVDGVYSADPVKNPDATLYEQLTYQDVLERELKVMDLAAFTLARDHGLPIRVFNMNKPGALRRVVMGENEGTLIGK